The sequence ACCAAGACCTCGGGGAATGTACAGTTTGAACTTGTTCTCATCAATATTGTcacaataaattttgagaattCGTAGATTATACATCTCTGAGAAGGCTGCGTGGCACAATGTTACATCTTTACTAATTTCGACCATGTTAAATGAGATGCCTTCAACTGCTGCAGTTCCCTGATGATCATATGAACACTAACATAGATAAGGATAATTAAGGATATCTATTAAGAAATCTTATATACACTTCATAATTTTGTTTCTTGGaaatgattttgtatttattatttcttttgtaaGAAGTTATCTgtcatttaaaaaagaaaaaaaaaatcaataatgcgTTTGCACTTACCGTATTTCTTTCGAATACATGGCAAACATCTCTGGCATCCCACAATCTGCTACGATTACCAGGTTCTCTATGTTCATCAAGAACAATTGTCCGGCCCACTTGCCGCAACAAATCATGCATCCATAACTTGTTGTCTTAACGACTTTCAATTAAAGACTTTTCAATAACAACAGTTAATCCTATTTTCACAAAGGAATGACCCGCATCTAACATGTTTTCTGCATCATCTCTAGTAAAAGACTGATTAATTAGACATGCAATGTCAAGAAATAGATTTTTGACTTCTTTATCATCTAGTCCCTCATAACTGATTCTCAGAACATCTAAAATGTCCTTGTTGGGAGTGGTTTCAGTTTCTTTAATGCACTTTCCCTTTCATCTGTGCTTTTGGAGTGAAGGAAAGAACCTAAGACTTTAAGAGCTAATGGATTTCCATCAGCATAGCTTGTCGCACGGTTTAGCAGCAGTTCATAATCTTTTGAAGGGGAACTTTTTCCAAAAGCATGCAAATTGAACAGCTCTAAAGATTCAGTCTCATTTAACCCTGCAAGCTTGTAAATATCATCAGCTTCTTTTTTAATCAGTACTTGCATGTTTCTAGTTGTGACAATGATTCTACTCCCAGGTGCAAAGTGATCATATCCTTCTACTAAGGCTTCTAAGTGGATTGAACTATCCACATCATCTAGAACAATGAGCACCTTTTTGCGGCTGAGTTTGTCATGAATAAAAGGTGATGCTACAAATGGGGTATCCATCCTCAAAATAGATTCATCACTTAATAACTCAGACAAAAgtttttttctcaaataattTGGTCCACGCCTTAAATATTCTTCCCTAACATTCCAAAGAAAGcagtaactttcaaattgaaaatacGACAATCTTTGAAAAACAGCACTAGCAAGGGTTGTCTTGCCAATACCTCCCATGCCCCAAATACCTATAATGCGAACATCTTTTATGCCAATGCATAATTTTGATTCAATTTCCTTGATCGTTTTTTCAATTCCAATGAGATGTCCATTGATATGCATATTTAATGAAAGATATTTTGgcaatttctttgaaatatctttaacaattttttgAACTAATTTGTTCTCAAGCCTACAAAAATGATCGAAAGAGATATATAATTGTTAGAAAAATAGAACTTGACATAAATTCATATAGATATAAAGTGtcttatgtgaaaaaaaaaatgtagcaactttagtaatatatttattaatttatttgaaataagcaaTTTAGCTATTTTCATTGTGGTTCTGGCCAATTTGAAAcgaaaacagagtttttttattGACTacgtttcattattattatattattttaatatcttttatcatcttaaaatggattttatcaattttctatCATTCATTTAAAGAGATGTAGTTAATGATTGTAGAATAGAAAGTTACCTGAAATCCTTCGAATCCAACCGCATAGATTAGAGGCTTCTGTCAAAGCAAACCTCCACTGGTGCACCTTCTCCATTCTATCCTTGAAACGTTCTTCAAGTTCGGCAAATGAAGCTCCATAGCTCCCCTTCTGTTTTCGTACAACCGATGGATCTACGCCGTAGAAGATTGGCATAACAATCTGCCCTCTTGTTTTCTTGCATTCAAGTATATGCACAAGTTCATGCAAACACCATGTGGATGACGCATAGTTTTCCGAGAAAATGATCACCGAAATCTTGGATTCTTCGATGGCTTTGCTAAGTGTTGGTGAAATTTCATCCCCTCTCTCAAGCTCGTGATCCATGAAAGTTAATATTTGCTCTGCGGATAAAGCTGCATAAAGATAGCTAGTGAAAGTATGACGCGTGTCCTCACCTATGAAACTGAGAAACACATCGTACTTTTCttcaagagaaagagaagaagaagccatGCTCTTGCTATAACCAGCAGCAAATCCACAAGTAGAAGGAAAATGTTAATGGTAAAATCAAAGTTTTCTCAGCCAGATTTTATGTATATTAGGATGCACTCAGAGATGACAGATCGAAAACTCTCCTCTTCCGGGAAGATGCGCagagataattaattaaagttatcAGAAAATAGTTACGCTACTTCACTATAGACTAGATCGGAGAACAATATAATTGAGGTTAGCTTTATCAAGGAAGACCCACTTTTGTACTACATATTGACTGGTCATTCGGTTCTgattataataaaatgaaaggtGGAGCCCACGGCAGATCAGACATGtttccaaaatttatttattcgcTTAAGGTTATATAAACATGGAATATCCTTGTGATTTGTTGGTTTAAAATTAAAGCACAatacaaacaataaaataaattacataaccAGACAAAGAATagttaatttgaataaaaatctGAGGTTGTT comes from Ziziphus jujuba cultivar Dongzao chromosome 6, ASM3175591v1 and encodes:
- the LOC125418250 gene encoding disease resistance protein RPV1-like; amino-acid sequence: MASSSLSLEEKYDVFLSFIGEDTRHTFTSYLYAALSAEQILTFMDHELERGDEISPTLSKAIEESKISVIIFSENYASSTWCLHELVHILECKKTRGQIVMPIFYGVDPSVVRKQKGSYGASFAELEERFKDRMEKVHQWRFALTEASNLCGWIRRISVGRTIVLDEHREPGNRSRLWDARDVCHVFERNTGTAAVEGISFNMVEISKDVTLCHAAFSEMYNLRILKIYCDNIDENKFKLYIPRGLGSYLSDKLTYLRWDLYPLKSLPSKFSPENLVELILRGSHVQKLWNHHEVKSLPTLRRIDLSYSKFLTQIPNLSLAPNLESINLKGCKSLVQVLSSLQNLDKLTYLDLSGCSKLRDFEEISKRTEGYLDVARLGGIKNLLINFTSLRSCIQSFTGN
- the LOC125419197 gene encoding disease resistance protein Roq1-like, translating into MHINGHLIGIEKTIKEIESKLCIGIKDVRIIGIWGMGGIGKTTLASAVFQRLSYFQFESYCFLWNVREEYLRRGPNYLRKKLLSELLSDESILRMDTPFVASPFIHDKLSRKKVLIVLDDVDSSIHLEALVEGYDHFAPGSRIIVTTRNMQVLIKKEADDIYKLAGLNETESLELFNLHAFGKSSPSKDYELLLNRATSYADGNPLALKVLGSFLHSKSTDERESALKKLKPLPTRTF